The sequence TGGTGTAATTTGTAGATTAATTTTTTTTGCTAGTATTTTATCAGCAGAATAACCAATACTTGCCTCATTGAGTTGCAATAATGGCGAACTCATTTTACTCGGTTCACGAAATTGAAAGGTAAATGGCGTATCAATATGGGCGGGAGCAAGCTGTTGCATACGCTCAAGTTGTTTAATACGGCTTTGTGCCTGACGTGCTTTAGTCGCTTTAGCCTTAAAACGGTCAATAAATTTTTGTAAATGGGCTTTAGTTTCTTGTTGTTTTTCATAGGCTTGTTGTTGTTGAGCCAAGCGTTCACTACGAATAATTTCAAATTGAGAATAATTACCTGTATAGAGTGTTAATTCTGCATTTTCAATATGTAAAATATGGTCAGTCACAGCATCTAAAAAATCTCTATCGTGTGAAATTAAAATCAACGTCCCTTGATAATGATTTAACCAATCTTCTAACCATAAAATCGCATCTAAATCCAAATGGTTGGTCGGCTCATCGAGCAATAATAAATCAGAACGGCTCATCAAAGTACGAGCAAGATTTAATCTCATACGCCAACCACCCGAGAAACTTTTCACCGATTGTTGTGGTTGATGTGGTAAAAAGCCTAATCCAGCCAATAATGTTGAGGCTTTTGCTACTACTGAATAGCCTTGAATTTCATCAAAACGCCCATGTAAACGAGCCAATTGTTCATCGCTTAATTGTTCAGGCTGTTGTAATTGCTGTTGAATTGACCAATACTCTGTATCACCAGAAAGTACAAAATCGAGTGCTGTCATCTCTAAGGCTTCAATTTCTTGTGCCATGTGAGCAATCGTCCAATGTTGAGGACGGCTTAATTCACCAACATCTGCCCCCAATTCGCCCAATAATGCCGCAAATAGTGATGATTTCCCTGCACCATTGATACCCGTTAAACCGACTTTCCAATTTGGATGAATTTGTAAATTTGCATTTTGAAATAAAACACGAGAGCCTTGACGTAAAGCAAAATTTTGTAATTGAATCATGATAGTATAATCAAATAAATAAAAGATATTTTAAAAGTAAATAATTAAGAATACAAATAATTTATGTAATAAAAAACCTTCAACCATTATTTATTTGATTGAAGGTTTTTATTTAAAAAGGAGTTGGCGATGACTTACTCTCACATGGTTAACACCACACTACCATCAGCGCTAAGTGGTTTCACTTCTGAGTTCGGGAAGGGATCAGGTGGTTCACACTTGCTATGGTCGCCAACGAAACTGGTACAGCGAGTATTGAGCTGAGTTGTTTTGTTCATTGCATTTTCTGAATCAAGTTTTCACATTTATTTTGGATTATTGTGTTTATACAACAACTTGGGTGTTGTATAGTCAAGCCACACGAGCAATTAGTATTGGTCAGCTTCACATGTCGCCATGCTTCCACATCCAACCTATCAACGTCCTAGTCTTGAACGGCTCTTTAGAGTAATTAAATTACTAGGGAAATCTCATCTT comes from Moraxella sp. ZY210820 and encodes:
- a CDS encoding ATP-binding cassette domain-containing protein; the encoded protein is MIQLQNFALRQGSRVLFQNANLQIHPNWKVGLTGINGAGKSSLFAALLGELGADVGELSRPQHWTIAHMAQEIEALEMTALDFVLSGDTEYWSIQQQLQQPEQLSDEQLARLHGRFDEIQGYSVVAKASTLLAGLGFLPHQPQQSVKSFSGGWRMRLNLARTLMSRSDLLLLDEPTNHLDLDAILWLEDWLNHYQGTLILISHDRDFLDAVTDHILHIENAELTLYTGNYSQFEIIRSERLAQQQQAYEKQQETKAHLQKFIDRFKAKATKARQAQSRIKQLERMQQLAPAHIDTPFTFQFREPSKMSSPLLQLNEASIGYSADKILAKKINLQITPNSRLGLLGLNGAGKSTLIKSLVGDLLLLAGERKASELLNIGYFTQHQMDNLDAQASPMLQLSRIADKTISEASLRAFLGGFGFSGERMDTPCEKFSGGERARLALALIVWQRPNVLILDEPTNHLDLDMRHALSMALQDFAGAVVLVSHERQLIAAVCDELYLIHDGKVKEFDGDLNDYSQWLRQARQQMIAQQMAEYKTAEPEIKHQKVDKEAQRKEMARRRELTRPIRKKIEQNEAKMSKIQATLAEIEQKLADESLYQADKKAELLAIMEQQQQQKSQLAELEELLLELMMELEEMENGFDE